The Atribacter laminatus genome contains the following window.
ATTTTCCCTTTCTTTTAAACGAAATACTTTCTCACCAATTCGAATTAAAGAAGATTTCACCGATGAGAGTTTTTCTTTGACAGCATAAGTGCCGCTGGCCATTTCAAAGAGGGAAAATTTGTCACTGGGTCGAAATTCAAACAAAGTCTGGAGTTTGGTGTTATCAACTACTGCTACACCGATACTATCAACCAAAAAACCTATCTTCCGTAATTCTTCTTTTAAATCTTTTAAGCGAAGCCGATTTTGATTTAAAAAATACTCTGACTCTCCCGACGCAAAGATCCGCCTTCCAATAGAATAAGGAGAATTTTCGCTATCTGACCATTGGGTTTCAATAAAAGCCATTCCTAGCGGTTTTGCTCCGGCTGCTCCGTGAAAGATAACTTCTTTTCCCTGGGAAACTCTCATTTCCCGAAAATGATCTCCCAACACCCAGCGGAGAGCGTCAATGACATTACTTTTTCCTGAACCATTTGGACCAACAATAACATTTAAACCGGGGTGGAACTCAATGGTAATCGGATGGGCAAATGATTTAAAACCCTGAACATTTAAATGAGTTAAAAACATGGATTATCACGATGGTCATATTTTTCTTCAATGATTTTTTCCCACGCCTTACGCGCCGCTTCCTGCTCAGCCTTTTTTTTATTGGTGCCCTCACCAATGGCTAATTCCTTCTCATTAATCAAAACAGCGATACGATAATTCTTTCGATCCAAAGATTCTTCAATTACTTGATAAAATGGGAGAGTTTCGTGTTCCTTAAGTGACCAGGTTTGTAAGAGGCTTTTATAATTAACCGAAAGGAAAACCAATTCAAGGCCGCCTTCAGAAGAAAAAATGGTATCTAATACATTCTTTGTCATATCAAAAGATTTTGAATCCAAATATACTGCACCAACCAAGGCTTCCAGCGCGCTGGAAATGATCGAACTTTTTTCCCGTCCTCGACCCTTTTCTTCTCCTTTCCCGAGAAGGATAAATCGTTCCAAGTGTATATTACGAGCTACCTGAGCCAAGCTTTCTTCGCTCGCCCATTTCGCTTTCATTGCAGAAAGCCAGCTTCGTGGTTTTTCGTACTGAGAAAAAAGGTAGTCGGCAATATATAAACCGACTACCGCATCACCTAACCACTCAAGCTTATCATTGCAATGCCCTTCTTTCCCTTCTAACGCCGACTTGTGTAATAAGGCGGTTTTTAAAAGAGAACGATTTTCAAAATGATATCCAATCCGACGTTCAAGTTCGATAAGTTCGGCTTCATTAAAAGGCATTGTCAATTCTGTAATTAG
Protein-coding sequences here:
- the rnc gene encoding ribonuclease III, producing MPFNEAELIELERRIGYHFENRSLLKTALLHKSALEGKEGHCNDKLEWLGDAVVGLYIADYLFSQYEKPRSWLSAMKAKWASEESLAQVARNIHLERFILLGKGEEKGRGREKSSIISSALEALVGAVYLDSKSFDMTKNVLDTIFSSEGGLELVFLSVNYKSLLQTWSLKEHETLPFYQVIEESLDRKNYRIAVLINEKELAIGEGTNKKKAEQEAARKAWEKIIEEKYDHRDNPCF